A stretch of DNA from Thiomicrospira sp. XS5:
TTAAAAAGCTTTAGTGGGTGTTGAGCGACTTGGCAAGCAGTTGTTTGACCGCTTCAATCATGGTCAAAGGTTGGAAGGGTTTGACCACCCAGGCCGACACATGTAATGCCTTAGCGTGCTGCTTGATGCGGGGATCGGTTTCTGCCGTCAACATCAATATTGGCGTCTCATGGTACTCCGGTTGTTCCCGCAACCGTTCGACCAGTTCCAACCCCGTCTTGTCCGGCATTAAATAATCGATAATGAACAAGTCATAATGGCTTTTTTGGGCATAGTTTAATGCTTCTGTTGCCGAAGTCGCTAAGTCCACCGTCCAGTCTTCCTGGGTTTTGAGGGTGATTTGGAGCATGTTGCGGATGACGTCGGCATCATCAACGGCCAGTAGGTGTGCCATCGGTTTCCTCTCCCAATTCGCTTAATGTCATTCTAGCAAACCCATTGAAATTACCAGGAAATAATTTTGGGGTGTTAGGGACAATAAATGCCTGAAAAAATTGAAAACTTTCCAGTTTTTGGTATATAATCCCGCTTTTCCAGTTTTCCGCTGGTGAAGTGAACGTAAAAACAAAGCGAGTCATCGTTTTAGTAGAAGAATTTGTTAGCAGGTTTTCCTGTTATCGCCGATCAAGATAGGAGTAATCAAATGGTCGTAATTCGTTTAGCCCGTGGTGGCGCCAAAAAGAACCCTTATTACCGTGTAATGGTATCCGATCAACGTAAGTCCACTACTGGACGTTTTATTGAACAGGTTGGTTTTTATAACCCAACAGCACGTGGCCAAGAAGAGCAGCTTCGTCTTGATTCGGCGCGTATCGAACACTGGGTGAACCAAGGTGCTCAAATGAGCCCTCGCGTTAAGAACTTGGTTGAAAACGCCGCTAAGTAATCGTTACTGATACAGTTAGGTGTCAAATGTCTTCTTCGCAAGACGAACATATCATTCTCGGCCAAATTAATGGCATTTACGGCGTTCAGGGGTGGGTGAAAGTTTTTTCCCACACCGAACCGCGAGATAATATTTTGAACTACTCCCCTTGGCGCGTGCGTGTCAAAGGGGAGTGGCGAACGGTATCGTTGCAGGACGGTCGTTCACAATCCGGTGGCAAATCCATTATTGCGAAACTCGAAGGAATCGATGATCGTGATGTGGCCCGTGAATTTATGGGGTGTGATATTGCAATTATGCCGGACCAGTTGCCGGATACGGATGATGGCTACTATTGGCGTCATCTAATCGGTTGTGAAGTGATCAACCAGCAGGGCGACGTGCTGGGGCAGGTTTCGGAAATTGTCGAAACCGGCGCACACGATGTGTTGAGGGTGACTCAGACCTCACCGTCCGGTGAAACCTTGTCCACGTTGATTCCATTTGTGATGGACACCTTTATTTTGGCCGTCGATGTTGAGGCCAAGCAAATTCAGGTGGATTGGCAACGGGATGACGAAGACGCTGACGCGTGATGATGCGATTTGACGTCATCACCTTATTTCCAGAAATGTTTTCAGCATTACTGGAGTCGGGGGTTTCTCGACGAGCTTATCAGGATGGTTTGTACGGGTTTCAAACCTGGAACCCACGAGCTTACACGCTCGATAAGCACAAAACAGTTGATGACCGCCCTTATGGCGGTGGGCCGGGCATGGTCATGATGTATCCGCCGTTGAAAAAAACGGTCGATGCCATCGCCGAGGCCAATCATCGCAAGCCTCATGTGGTTTACCTGTCCCCGCAAGGGGCGCCGTTAACGCAGCAAAAGCTGATGGATTTGAGTCAGCACTCGGAGTTGACTTTAGTCTGCGGGCGTTATGAAGGCATTGACGAGCGGTTCATTGAATCCTGTGTCGATGAGGAAATTTCGGTCGGCGATTTTGTCGTCAGTGGCGGTGAGCTGCCGGCGATGATGTTGATGGATGGCTTGATTCGCTTGATACCGGGTGCTTTGGGGCATGAGCAATCCGCTGAACAGGATTCGTTTTCGGACGGTTTGCTGGATTTCCCTCACTATACCCGACCGGTTGAAGTGGATGGTTTAACGGTGCCGGATGTTCTGCAAGAAGGGCATCATGCGAAGATCGACGCTTGGCGTCACGAACAAAAGCTTGCCAGGACCAAGCAAAAACGTCCTGACTTATACACGGCTTATCGGGCCCGGCAATCGCAAGAAACCGAGTCCTAGCTGTGTTTGACAATTCGGATTCAACCTCTGGCAGCCCGTCTGTGAATGTTGGATAAAACTCAATTTCAGTTCTTTAAGAGCTGAGTTAATTTGGAGTGCTTAAAGATGAGCGATATCATCAAGCGTATTGAAGCGGAGCAAATGACGAAGGAATTACCTGAGTTTGGTCCGGGGGACACAGTGGTTGTCCAAGTAAAAGTTAAAGAAGGGAATAACGAGCGTCTACAGGCGTATGAAGGGGTTGTGATTTCTAAGCGCAACCGTGGCTTGAACTCTTCTTTCATCGTTCGTAAGATTTCTCACGGTGTGGGTGTTGAACGTACGTTCCAAGCCTACAGCCCGTTGGTTGATTCCATTGAAGTCAAGCGTCGTGGTGACGTAAGACGTGCGAAATTGTACTATCTTCGTGATCGTTCCGGTAAATCGGCACGTATCAAAGAGAAGGTTAAGTAATTTCCGGATCGAAAGCCCTCCCAGCGAGGGCTTTTTTGTTTTTGCTCCAGCATTTTTTCA
This window harbors:
- a CDS encoding response regulator; translation: MAHLLAVDDADVIRNMLQITLKTQEDWTVDLATSATEALNYAQKSHYDLFIIDYLMPDKTGLELVERLREQPEYHETPILMLTAETDPRIKQHAKALHVSAWVVKPFQPLTMIEAVKQLLAKSLNTH
- the rpsP gene encoding 30S ribosomal protein S16; amino-acid sequence: MVVIRLARGGAKKNPYYRVMVSDQRKSTTGRFIEQVGFYNPTARGQEEQLRLDSARIEHWVNQGAQMSPRVKNLVENAAK
- the rimM gene encoding ribosome maturation factor RimM (Essential for efficient processing of 16S rRNA); this translates as MSSSQDEHIILGQINGIYGVQGWVKVFSHTEPRDNILNYSPWRVRVKGEWRTVSLQDGRSQSGGKSIIAKLEGIDDRDVAREFMGCDIAIMPDQLPDTDDGYYWRHLIGCEVINQQGDVLGQVSEIVETGAHDVLRVTQTSPSGETLSTLIPFVMDTFILAVDVEAKQIQVDWQRDDEDADA
- the trmD gene encoding tRNA (guanosine(37)-N1)-methyltransferase TrmD; this encodes MMRFDVITLFPEMFSALLESGVSRRAYQDGLYGFQTWNPRAYTLDKHKTVDDRPYGGGPGMVMMYPPLKKTVDAIAEANHRKPHVVYLSPQGAPLTQQKLMDLSQHSELTLVCGRYEGIDERFIESCVDEEISVGDFVVSGGELPAMMLMDGLIRLIPGALGHEQSAEQDSFSDGLLDFPHYTRPVEVDGLTVPDVLQEGHHAKIDAWRHEQKLARTKQKRPDLYTAYRARQSQETES
- the rplS gene encoding 50S ribosomal protein L19 — protein: MSDIIKRIEAEQMTKELPEFGPGDTVVVQVKVKEGNNERLQAYEGVVISKRNRGLNSSFIVRKISHGVGVERTFQAYSPLVDSIEVKRRGDVRRAKLYYLRDRSGKSARIKEKVK